One window of Papilio machaon chromosome 18, ilPapMach1.1, whole genome shotgun sequence genomic DNA carries:
- the LOC106710395 gene encoding protein krasavietz produces MSQKVEKPVLSGQRIKTRKRDEKEKYDPNGFRDALVQGLERAGGDLEAAYKFLDAAGSKLDYRRYGEVIFDVLIAGGLLLPGGSVSMDGETPKTNTCIFSASEDMETMRNFEQVFVKLMRRYKYLEKMFEEEMKKVLVYLKGFEPQQRIKLARMTALWIGNGCVPPSVLLVLVNEHLLKDNLALEFVLEVFSTVKQERGVASLVTALKKGQLEGRLLEFLPLNRRSEEVLASSFASRGLAELLRLHRAQASQEARRELTAALLDELAEDKPIRDLIQELRDMAQKHAIPDHEIVAIIWQCVMSRGEWNKKEELLAEQAAKHLRHYTPLLAAFAHSAKAEIALLTKVQEYCYENMSFMRAFSKLVLMLYKTNVLSEEVILKWYREPNSTKGKVMFLDQMKKFVEWLQSAEEESESGEDED; encoded by the exons ATGAGAAAGAGAAATACGACCCTAACGGGTTCCGCGACGCGCTGGTGCAAGGGCTGGAGCGCGCCGGCGGCGATCTGGAGGCGGCCTACAAGTTCCTAGACGCCGCCGGCTCCAAGCTCGACTACCGCCGCTATGGGGAGGTCATCTTTGACGTGCTCATCGCCGGCGGCCTGCTGC TCCCCGGCGGGTCGGTGTCGATGGACGGCGAGACCCCGAAGACTAACACGTGCATCTTCTCTGCCAGCGAGGACATGGAAACCATGCGCAACTTCGAACAG GTCTTTGTCAAGCTCATGCGTCGGTACAAGTATTTGGAAAAAATgtttgaagaagaaatgaaaaag gtccttgtttatttgaaaggcTTTGAACCTCAACAGCGCATCAAACTGGCTCGTATGACTGCACTATGGATTG GTAATGGCTGCGTGCCGCCGTCGGTGCTGCTGGTGCTGGTGAACGAGCACCTGCTGAAGGATAACCTGGCGCTGGAGTTTGTGCTGGAGGTGTTCTCTACTGTGAAACAGGAGCGCGGCGTCGCCTCACTCGTCACCGCACTCAAGAAGGGACAGCTTGAGGGCAG GTTGTTAGAGTTCCTGCCGCTGAACCGTCGCAGTGAGGAAGTGCTGGCGTCGTCTTTCGCGTCGCGTGGTCTCGCTGAACTGCTGCGGCTGCATCGTGCTCAGGCCTCGCAG GAGGCTCGTCGTGAGCTGACAGCGGCGCTGCTGGACGAGCTGGCGGAGGACAAGCCGATACGAGACCTCATACAGGAGCTGCGTGATATGGCACAAAAACATGCCATACCTGACCATGAGATCGTCGCCATT ATCTGGCAGTGTGTGATGTCCCGAGGAGAGTGGAACAAGAAGGAGGAGCTGTTGGCGGAGCAGGCTGCCAAACATTTGCGTCACTACACGCCGCTGCTCGCTGCCTTTGCGCACTCCGCTAAGGCAGAGATTGCTTTATTGACcaag GTGCAAGAATATTGCTACGAGAACATGAGCTTTATGCGCGCGTTCAGCAAGCTGGTGCTGATGCTGTACAAGACGAATGTGCTGTCGGAGGAGGTGATCCTCAAGTGGTACCGTGAGCCCAACTCCACCAAGGGCAAGGTCATGTTCCTCGACCAGATGAAGAAGTTTGTCGAGTGGCTGCAGAGCGCAGAAGAGG